One part of the Eucalyptus grandis isolate ANBG69807.140 chromosome 10, ASM1654582v1, whole genome shotgun sequence genome encodes these proteins:
- the LOC120288723 gene encoding uncharacterized protein LOC120288723 — translation MNLAISPPTSVGKNVVVHLSEDVVHAADPKWKHCLMGYFVRKRVPFKMTESVLKDTWGSHLTEVLANNEGFYFFFISDNDYHRKILDEGLLTVDRVPLILKQWPPTLELRNDMQSFVPIWIRMKNIPFTYWSTLGISQIASAVGRLLYVDPFTLKMRQLSYVRVCVEVSAKLERCEIVEVFLNGESFIVPIFYEWRPISCPKCHVFGHNCERVEVPIPPAVDSQVPVVAEVPVPPTVESRTPIVVEASSNT, via the coding sequence ATGAACTTAGCTATATCCCCCCCAACTTCTGTTGGGAAAAATGTTGTTGTCCACCTTTCTGAGGATGTTGTGCATGCTGCTGATCCGAAATGGAAACACTGTCTAATGGGTTACTTTGTTAGAAAGAGAGTTCCTTTCAAAATGACTGAATCGGTACTTAAGGATACTTGGGGATCTCATTTAACGGAAGTGCTAGCTAACAATGAAggattctatttcttctttatttcggATAATGATTATCACAGGAAAATTCTCGATGAAGGCCTGCTAACGGTGGATAGAGTACCACTTATCCTTAAACAATGGCCCCCCACTCTTGAGTTGAGGAATGATATGCAATCTTTTGTGCCCATTTGGATTCGCATGAAGAACATCCCGTTCACTTATTGGTCAACTCTTGGTATTAGCCAAATAGCAAGTGCGGTGGGTAGATTGTTGTATGTAGACCCTTTTACTTTAAAAATGAGACAACTATCCTATGTAAGGGTATGTGTTGAAGTGTCTGCTAAGCTGGAAAGATGTGAAATAGTGGAAGTCTTCTTGAATGGTGAATCCTTCATTGTCCCCATCTTCTACGAGTGGAGACCGATCTCCTGTCCCAAGTGCCATGTGTTTGGCCATAACTGTGAAAGAGTAGAAGTCCCGATTCCCCCTGCTGTGGATTCTCAGGTGCCTGTTGTTGCTGAAGTCCCGGTCCCTCCTACTGTGGAGTCTCGTACTCCTATTGTTGTTGAGGCTTCTTCGAATACTTAG